In a single window of the Saccharothrix australiensis genome:
- a CDS encoding DUF6049 family protein, protein MKRLLSALAAAGLLLVGTPASAAPADGGRIPVKPAPATQVWATRPASYQPGGTVQQRLRLDIENLSPRVVTAGADSVTISGKVVNVGDRDIFDLELRLERGDPLTGEEDVRHALREPAGAESVQPWFTPIAGELRRGESKPFSLTVPVNGPGNTSLRIDQPGVYPILANINGRPDYGDRARLAALSTLLPVLAVPGGATLGAPPNPAKITLLWPLADRPRMVSGGLEPVLTDDDLATSLALGGRLHSLLKAYESALDGPLGSAVCLAVDPDLLRTVQAMSRGYQVRDQGAGKGRNDAELWLAQVKLLAGGRCVVALPDADADLVALSRAKLADLSALANKGADTVREVLQVQALPGLAWPEDGVIDQQTLSDLVAQGITSLVVDQSAVAGTPGTGPVRLDAGAGKPVTAVRVDGMVSDALRGPVVARPVAGITTPSETLPVSVQNALAALAFRTGFQGDGRNVVISPPRRWNAPTGEVNTFLQITKSLVAGGFATPLGLDALLGAPPERTAALSYPVEAGAQEVPPAVTADVAASWHELQRLHGAMNQQDAESTKPGALVDPLRQGLLRSVSGAWRGNEAGARAALAIADDQLGALRGRVTVSEPNSPILLASADSPIPVTIRNRLDVRITVRIVVEDTPGIIAQQLPDQVLPARGDRQLTVPVEVLRSGRFPVHIRLTTPDGVELGERARLEVSSSAYGTITIVITVLAGALLVLLSARRIFRRARASRSAAAAPPAPARGAPADAGGAVTPEKSSTS, encoded by the coding sequence GTGAAACGGCTGCTGTCCGCGCTCGCGGCGGCTGGACTCCTGCTGGTGGGCACGCCGGCCTCGGCGGCTCCCGCCGACGGCGGGCGCATCCCGGTGAAGCCCGCGCCCGCGACCCAGGTGTGGGCGACCCGCCCGGCCTCCTACCAACCGGGCGGCACGGTCCAGCAGCGGCTGCGGCTGGACATCGAGAACCTGTCGCCCAGGGTGGTCACGGCGGGCGCGGACTCGGTCACCATCTCCGGCAAGGTCGTCAACGTCGGTGACCGCGACATCTTCGACCTCGAACTGCGCCTGGAGCGCGGCGACCCGCTGACCGGCGAGGAGGACGTCCGCCACGCGCTGCGCGAGCCGGCGGGCGCCGAGTCCGTCCAGCCGTGGTTCACGCCGATCGCGGGCGAGTTGCGGCGCGGCGAGAGCAAGCCGTTCAGCCTGACCGTGCCGGTGAACGGGCCGGGCAACACGTCGCTGCGCATCGACCAGCCGGGCGTCTACCCGATCCTGGCCAACATCAACGGCCGCCCCGACTACGGCGACCGCGCCCGCCTGGCCGCGCTGAGCACCCTGCTCCCGGTGCTCGCGGTGCCCGGCGGCGCGACCCTCGGCGCGCCGCCGAACCCGGCGAAGATCACCCTGCTGTGGCCGCTGGCCGACCGGCCCCGGATGGTGTCCGGCGGGCTGGAGCCCGTGCTCACCGACGACGACCTGGCGACCTCGCTGGCGCTGGGCGGACGCCTGCACAGCCTGCTCAAGGCGTACGAGTCGGCGCTGGACGGCCCGCTGGGCTCCGCCGTGTGCCTGGCCGTCGACCCGGACCTGCTGCGCACCGTCCAGGCGATGAGCCGGGGCTACCAGGTCCGCGACCAGGGCGCGGGCAAGGGCCGCAACGACGCCGAGCTGTGGCTCGCGCAGGTCAAGCTGCTGGCCGGCGGCCGGTGCGTGGTGGCGCTGCCCGACGCGGACGCCGACCTGGTCGCGCTGTCCCGCGCCAAGCTCGCCGACCTGTCGGCGCTCGCGAACAAGGGCGCGGACACGGTCCGGGAGGTGCTCCAGGTGCAGGCGCTGCCCGGCCTCGCGTGGCCCGAGGACGGCGTGATCGACCAGCAGACGCTCAGCGACCTCGTCGCGCAGGGCATCACGTCGCTGGTGGTCGACCAGTCCGCCGTCGCGGGCACGCCCGGCACCGGCCCGGTGCGCCTGGACGCGGGCGCGGGCAAGCCCGTCACGGCGGTCCGGGTGGACGGGATGGTGTCCGACGCGCTGCGCGGCCCGGTCGTCGCCCGGCCGGTGGCCGGCATCACCACGCCGTCCGAGACCCTGCCGGTGTCCGTGCAGAACGCGCTGGCCGCGCTCGCCTTCCGGACCGGTTTCCAGGGCGACGGGCGGAACGTCGTGATCAGCCCGCCCCGCCGCTGGAACGCGCCGACGGGCGAGGTCAACACGTTCCTCCAGATCACGAAGTCGCTGGTGGCCGGCGGGTTCGCCACGCCGCTCGGGCTCGACGCCCTGCTCGGCGCGCCGCCCGAGCGGACCGCGGCGCTGAGCTACCCGGTCGAGGCGGGCGCGCAGGAGGTGCCGCCCGCGGTCACCGCCGACGTGGCCGCGTCCTGGCACGAGCTCCAGCGGCTGCACGGCGCCATGAACCAGCAGGACGCGGAGTCCACCAAGCCGGGCGCGCTGGTCGACCCGCTGCGGCAGGGCCTGCTCCGGTCGGTGTCCGGCGCGTGGCGCGGCAACGAGGCGGGCGCGCGGGCCGCGCTGGCCATCGCCGACGACCAGCTCGGCGCGCTGCGCGGCCGGGTCACGGTGAGCGAGCCGAACAGCCCGATCCTGCTCGCGTCCGCCGACAGCCCCATCCCGGTGACCATCCGGAACCGCCTGGACGTCCGGATCACCGTGCGGATCGTGGTCGAGGACACGCCGGGCATCATCGCCCAGCAGCTGCCCGACCAAGTGCTGCCCGCGCGCGGCGACCGGCAGCTCACCGTGCCGGTGGAGGTCCTGCGGTCCGGGCGGTTCCCGGTGCACATCCGCCTGACCACCCCCGACGGCGTCGAGCTGGGCGAGCGGGCCCGCCTGGAGGTGTCCTCCTCGGCCTACGGCACGATCACCATCGTCATCACCGTGCTCGCCGGCGCGCTGCTGGTGCTGCTGTCCGCCCGGCGCATCTTCCGGCGGGCACGCGCGTCGCGGTCGGCGGCGGCCGCTCCGCCCGCTCCGGCGCGGGGGGCGCCCGCCGACGCGGGCGGCGCCGTCACGCCGGAGAAGTCGAGCACGAGCTGA
- the murJ gene encoding murein biosynthesis integral membrane protein MurJ, with amino-acid sequence MVDQPKPPSVARASGSMAVATVVSRATGLLSKLLLLAVLGSTTLNDSYQAATALPTMINELLLGGVLTSVAVPLLVRAERDDGDGGESYAQWLITMSAVLLGVGTLVAIACAPLLTSLFVAERSEADPELVTAFAYLVLPGIVFYGMSALLGAILNTKHVFGLPTWAPVLNNVVVVLTLGAYWLVPGAISVDPVRMGEPKLLVLGLGTMLGVAVQALVLVPALRRAGIRFRWRWGWDRRLGEFGGLAGWVLLYVALGFVSMIVLTRVAFHDTGALVAYNLQWLIAQVPYGVLGVSLLTALMPRMSRSAAAGDTAALVGDLSFGNRMSAVLLMPFSALMTVGGVSIGVALFSYGESTAEEGARIGTALALSAFGLVPYAITLLQLRVFYALKDARTPTLIQAIMVAVRIALLYAFLAWTPTDKLAVGVSVAMSLSFVVGCLVGQVWLRVRLGRLRTGYTVWTICLTVVASAIGFAVAAGLAWLLIRVTGVADEVVRAWVRVVVLTAVGLPLTFLALAVLRVPEVRPAVAGALRAVRRR; translated from the coding sequence GTGGTCGACCAGCCGAAACCCCCGTCGGTGGCCAGGGCCTCCGGGTCGATGGCCGTCGCCACCGTCGTCAGCCGGGCGACCGGGCTGCTGTCGAAGCTGCTGCTGCTCGCCGTGCTCGGCTCGACCACGCTCAACGACTCCTACCAGGCGGCCACGGCGCTGCCGACGATGATCAACGAACTGCTCCTCGGCGGCGTCCTGACCAGCGTGGCCGTCCCGCTGCTGGTGCGGGCCGAGCGGGACGACGGTGACGGCGGCGAGTCGTACGCGCAGTGGCTCATCACCATGTCGGCGGTGCTGCTCGGCGTCGGCACGCTGGTCGCGATCGCGTGCGCGCCGCTGCTGACGTCGCTGTTCGTCGCCGAGCGCTCCGAGGCCGATCCGGAGCTGGTCACCGCGTTCGCCTACCTGGTGCTGCCGGGCATCGTGTTCTACGGCATGTCGGCGCTGCTGGGCGCGATCTTGAACACCAAGCACGTGTTCGGGCTGCCCACGTGGGCGCCGGTGCTGAACAACGTCGTGGTGGTCCTGACGCTCGGCGCGTACTGGCTCGTGCCGGGCGCGATCAGCGTCGACCCGGTGCGCATGGGCGAGCCGAAGCTGCTGGTGCTGGGCCTGGGCACGATGCTGGGCGTGGCGGTGCAGGCGCTCGTGCTGGTGCCCGCGCTGCGGCGGGCGGGCATCCGGTTCCGGTGGCGGTGGGGCTGGGACCGCAGGCTCGGCGAGTTCGGCGGCCTCGCGGGCTGGGTCCTGCTGTACGTGGCCCTGGGCTTCGTCAGCATGATCGTGTTGACGCGGGTCGCGTTCCACGACACCGGCGCGCTGGTCGCGTACAACCTCCAGTGGCTGATCGCCCAGGTGCCCTACGGCGTGCTGGGCGTGTCGCTGCTGACCGCGCTGATGCCCCGGATGTCGCGCTCGGCGGCGGCGGGCGACACCGCCGCGCTGGTCGGCGACCTGTCGTTCGGCAACCGCATGTCGGCGGTCCTGCTGATGCCGTTCAGCGCGCTGATGACGGTCGGCGGCGTGTCCATCGGCGTGGCGCTGTTCTCGTACGGCGAGTCGACCGCCGAGGAGGGTGCGCGGATCGGCACGGCGCTGGCGCTGTCGGCGTTCGGCCTCGTGCCCTACGCGATCACGCTGCTCCAGCTGCGGGTGTTCTACGCGTTGAAGGACGCGCGGACGCCGACGCTGATCCAGGCGATCATGGTGGCCGTCCGGATCGCGCTGCTGTACGCGTTCCTGGCCTGGACGCCGACCGACAAGCTCGCGGTCGGGGTGTCGGTCGCCATGTCGCTGAGCTTCGTCGTCGGCTGCCTCGTCGGGCAGGTGTGGCTGCGCGTCCGGCTGGGGCGGCTGCGCACCGGTTACACGGTGTGGACGATCTGCCTGACGGTGGTCGCGTCGGCGATCGGGTTCGCGGTGGCGGCCGGCCTGGCGTGGCTGCTGATCCGGGTGACGGGCGTGGCGGACGAGGTGGTCCGGGCGTGGGTGCGGGTCGTGGTGCTCACCGCGGTGGGGCTGCCGCTGACCTTCCTGGCGCTGGCGGTGCTCCGCGTGCCCGAGGTCCGGCCGGCGGTGGCCGGCGCGCTGCGCGCCGTGCGGAGGCGGTGA
- a CDS encoding protein kinase family protein, with amino-acid sequence MSSGPIQNTSLVPGGVIGDGRYRLLARSGVDRRCDAHLWRARDGQLNRDVALTVLVGNPADRAALARAKRTAERAMHAASFTHPGVARVIDVLTPGAGIRFEEGILGMVVAEWTQGTDLMDLIAEGPLPAGAATRLLEPLGAAIEGAHHAGLVLGADHPQRIRVTADGRLRLAFPGPRPEAIARDDVKGLGAILYLLLTGRWALPGGPEGVPVAPTGPDGAVVAPSALHPYVPHELSSVAVRSLEDTSVGGIRTSAAILQVLDQIAESEAQTALIKPVPDASDDGAVWTTQRPERGKDHRRKLLISVGVLAIATLAVLVWLGVQIVSFFSDEPTKGGGPTVVIGQTGQPASGQPAPPAPNPAGPVQPASVGVYDVTNQPDNASRAGRAADNDPTTVWQTENYFQPFPSLKPGIGLMASFAEPVKLASVTITSPSEGTVVEVRVAASEGAPLEETKVVATATLSAGQTQVQLDEHDASRHVLVWVTKLAGSGRNNKSEIAELVYTRAQ; translated from the coding sequence GTGAGCAGCGGCCCGATCCAGAACACCTCGCTGGTGCCCGGCGGGGTGATCGGCGACGGACGCTACCGGCTGCTGGCGCGGTCCGGCGTCGACCGGCGCTGCGACGCGCACCTGTGGCGCGCGCGGGACGGCCAGCTCAACCGCGACGTGGCGCTGACCGTCCTGGTCGGCAACCCGGCGGACCGCGCGGCGCTGGCGAGGGCCAAGCGCACCGCCGAGCGCGCGATGCACGCGGCCAGCTTCACGCACCCCGGCGTGGCGAGGGTGATCGACGTGCTCACGCCGGGCGCGGGGATCAGGTTCGAGGAGGGCATCCTCGGCATGGTCGTGGCCGAGTGGACGCAGGGCACCGACCTGATGGACCTGATCGCCGAGGGCCCGCTGCCCGCGGGCGCGGCGACCCGGCTGCTGGAACCGCTGGGCGCGGCCATCGAGGGCGCCCACCACGCGGGCCTGGTGCTCGGCGCGGACCACCCGCAGCGCATCCGCGTCACGGCCGACGGGCGGCTGCGGCTGGCGTTCCCCGGCCCCCGGCCGGAGGCGATCGCGCGGGACGACGTCAAGGGCCTGGGCGCGATCCTCTACCTGCTGCTGACCGGCCGGTGGGCGCTGCCCGGCGGACCGGAGGGCGTGCCGGTCGCGCCGACGGGCCCGGACGGCGCGGTGGTCGCGCCGAGCGCGTTGCACCCGTACGTGCCGCACGAGCTGTCGTCGGTCGCGGTGCGCTCGCTGGAGGACACGAGCGTCGGCGGCATCCGGACGTCGGCGGCGATCCTCCAGGTGCTGGACCAGATCGCGGAGTCCGAGGCGCAGACGGCGCTGATCAAACCGGTGCCCGACGCCTCGGACGACGGCGCGGTGTGGACGACGCAGCGGCCGGAGCGCGGCAAGGACCACCGGCGCAAGCTGCTGATCAGCGTGGGCGTGCTGGCAATCGCGACGCTGGCCGTGCTGGTGTGGCTGGGCGTGCAGATCGTGAGCTTCTTCAGCGACGAGCCGACCAAGGGCGGCGGTCCGACGGTCGTCATCGGCCAGACCGGCCAGCCCGCCTCGGGCCAGCCCGCGCCACCCGCGCCGAACCCGGCGGGTCCGGTGCAGCCCGCGTCGGTCGGCGTCTACGACGTGACCAACCAGCCGGACAACGCGAGCCGGGCGGGCCGGGCGGCCGACAACGACCCGACCACGGTCTGGCAGACGGAGAACTACTTCCAGCCGTTCCCGTCGCTGAAGCCGGGCATCGGCCTGATGGCGTCGTTCGCCGAACCGGTGAAGCTGGCGTCGGTGACGATCACCTCGCCGAGCGAGGGCACGGTGGTGGAGGTGCGGGTGGCGGCGTCGGAGGGCGCGCCGCTGGAGGAGACGAAGGTCGTCGCGACGGCGACCCTGTCGGCGGGGCAGACCCAGGTCCAGCTCGACGAGCACGACGCGAGCCGGCACGTCCTGGTGTGGGTGACGAAGCTGGCGGGCAGCGGGCGGAACAACAAGTCGGAGATCGCCGAACTGGTCTACACGCGGGCGCAGTAG
- the sigM gene encoding RNA polymerase sigma factor SigM, translating to MTAAASSDADLIAAHAAGDPHAFSELVKRHRDRMWAVALRTLRDPEEAADALQEAFISAFRAAASFRAESQVTTWLHRIVVNACLDRMRRRQTRPTVPLPEAGPGEPAAPRDAMAERETRLVVQEALAELPEEQRAPIVLVDVEGYSVAETAQLLGIAEGTVKSRCARGRAKLAKVLGHLRNQSADANVPVTDVQVQQGRQLEER from the coding sequence GTGACCGCCGCAGCCAGCTCGGACGCAGACCTCATCGCGGCCCACGCCGCGGGCGACCCGCACGCGTTCTCGGAACTGGTGAAACGGCACCGAGATCGGATGTGGGCGGTCGCCCTCCGCACGCTGCGCGACCCCGAAGAGGCGGCGGACGCGCTGCAGGAGGCGTTCATCTCCGCCTTCCGCGCCGCCGCGAGCTTCCGGGCCGAGTCGCAGGTCACCACCTGGCTGCACCGAATAGTGGTGAACGCCTGCCTCGACCGGATGCGCCGCAGGCAGACGCGGCCGACCGTGCCGCTGCCCGAGGCCGGGCCGGGCGAGCCCGCCGCGCCGCGCGACGCGATGGCCGAGCGGGAGACGCGGCTGGTCGTGCAGGAGGCGCTGGCCGAGCTGCCGGAGGAGCAGCGCGCCCCGATCGTGCTGGTCGACGTGGAGGGATACTCCGTGGCCGAGACGGCGCAGCTCCTCGGCATCGCCGAGGGCACCGTGAAGTCGCGGTGCGCGCGGGGTCGCGCGAAGCTGGCCAAAGTTCTGGGGCACCTCCGGAACCAGAGTGCAGATGCGAACGTCCCAGTGACCGATGTGCAGGTGCAACAGGGACGTCAGTTGGAGGAACGATGA
- a CDS encoding NUDIX hydrolase: MPHSSGRSGGPKPRRRSRRRGRRLKTVDETSAGGLVLDAPHRAAAIIGRLDRRGRLLWSLPKGHIEAGETAEQTAVREVAEETGIHSRVLRPLGSIDYWFVAEDRRVHKTVHHFLLEALGGELSDEDVEVTEVAWVPLGELDERLAYADERRLVRRAVELLAGPGPVGPVRAGANRAGARRTASDPAGLDLADAGVDGAE; encoded by the coding sequence ATGCCCCACTCGTCCGGTCGCTCCGGCGGTCCCAAGCCGAGGCGCCGGAGCCGACGCCGAGGCCGCCGCCTGAAGACGGTGGACGAGACCTCGGCGGGCGGGCTGGTGCTGGACGCGCCGCACCGGGCCGCCGCGATCATCGGGCGGCTGGACCGGCGTGGCAGGCTGCTCTGGTCACTGCCCAAGGGCCACATCGAGGCCGGCGAGACCGCGGAACAGACCGCGGTGCGCGAGGTCGCGGAGGAGACCGGTATTCATAGCAGGGTGCTCCGGCCCCTCGGCTCGATCGACTACTGGTTCGTCGCCGAGGACCGCCGGGTGCACAAGACCGTCCACCACTTCCTCCTCGAAGCGCTGGGCGGCGAGCTTTCCGACGAAGACGTGGAGGTCACCGAGGTGGCGTGGGTGCCCCTTGGCGAACTGGACGAGCGGCTCGCCTACGCGGACGAGCGGCGTCTGGTGCGCCGTGCCGTCGAACTGCTCGCCGGGCCGGGCCCGGTCGGCCCGGTCCGGGCGGGCGCGAACCGGGCCGGTGCGCGCCGGACGGCGTCGGACCCGGCCGGGCTCGACCTGGCCGACGCGGGTGTGGACGGAGCGGAGTAG
- the trxB gene encoding thioredoxin-disulfide reductase — protein sequence MSDVRNLIVVGSGPAGYTAAVYAARAQLEPLVFEGSQYGGALMTTTEVENYPGFRDGIMGPDLMEQMREQAKRFGAELRAEDVESVELEGDVKYVTANGTRYAAKAVVLAMGAAARYLHVPGEQELLGRGVSACATCDGFFFRDHDIAVVGGGDSAMEEATFLTKFARSVTIIHRREEFRASRIMLERARANEKIKWLLNAEVTEVVGEGSVSAVKTRDTRTGEVTEHAFTGFFVAIGHDPRSELVRGQVDVDDEGYVKVQGQSTYTNVAGVFAAGDLVDHTYRQAITAAGSGCAAAIDAERWLAEHGTAAAAVTAEHVGGGYSEPVTTS from the coding sequence GTGTCGGACGTTCGGAACCTGATCGTCGTGGGATCGGGGCCCGCCGGGTACACCGCGGCGGTCTACGCGGCGCGCGCGCAGCTCGAACCGCTGGTGTTCGAGGGCTCGCAGTACGGCGGCGCGCTGATGACCACGACCGAAGTCGAGAACTACCCCGGCTTCCGCGACGGCATCATGGGCCCCGACCTCATGGAGCAGATGCGCGAGCAGGCCAAGCGGTTCGGCGCGGAGCTGCGCGCCGAGGACGTGGAGTCGGTCGAGCTGGAGGGCGACGTCAAGTACGTCACCGCCAACGGCACCCGCTACGCGGCCAAGGCCGTGGTCCTCGCGATGGGCGCGGCGGCCCGCTACCTGCACGTGCCCGGTGAGCAGGAGCTGCTGGGCCGGGGCGTGTCGGCGTGCGCGACCTGCGACGGCTTCTTCTTCCGCGACCACGACATCGCCGTGGTCGGCGGCGGCGACTCGGCGATGGAGGAGGCGACCTTCCTGACGAAGTTCGCCCGATCGGTGACGATCATCCACCGCCGCGAGGAGTTCCGCGCCTCCCGCATCATGCTGGAGCGGGCCCGCGCCAACGAGAAGATCAAGTGGCTGCTCAACGCCGAGGTCACCGAGGTCGTCGGCGAGGGCTCCGTGTCCGCCGTGAAGACTCGGGACACCCGCACCGGCGAGGTCACCGAGCACGCGTTCACCGGCTTCTTCGTCGCCATCGGCCACGACCCGCGCAGCGAGCTGGTGCGCGGCCAGGTCGACGTGGACGACGAGGGCTACGTCAAGGTCCAGGGGCAGAGCACTTACACGAACGTGGCCGGCGTCTTCGCCGCGGGCGACCTGGTCGACCACACCTACCGGCAGGCGATCACCGCGGCCGGCTCGGGCTGCGCCGCCGCGATCGACGCGGAGCGCTGGCTCGCCGAGCACGGGACCGCGGCGGCCGCGGTCACCGCCGAGCACGTGGGCGGCGGTTACAGCGAGCCCGTCACCACCAGCTGA
- a CDS encoding DUF397 domain-containing protein, with translation MPQALTWRKSSHSGGANTDCVEIAQAGRSVAVRDSKNPTGPVIAFPLVKWQAFLDARRA, from the coding sequence ATGCCCCAGGCCCTGACGTGGCGTAAGAGCAGCCACAGCGGTGGCGCGAACACCGACTGCGTCGAGATCGCCCAAGCCGGCCGCTCAGTGGCCGTCCGGGACTCCAAGAACCCCACCGGTCCGGTGATCGCGTTCCCGTTGGTCAAGTGGCAGGCGTTCCTGGACGCACGACGCGCCTGA
- a CDS encoding N-acetylmuramoyl-L-alanine amidase → MPLLRRGDFGPDVAEVRATLTRLGLLSDPQPSQVFDLPVEHAVRAFQQQRGLITDGIVGPATYRALRDATFRLGDRPLAYLMSQPVTGDDVFALQERLLELGYDAGRPNGEFGRQTEQALRSFQRDYGLIVDGMCGPDTVRALRQLQPKVRGGRPVFLREQERVRRAGPRLSGKRIIIDPGHGGADRGVVVDGVSEADVMLDLARLLEGKMAATGMEALLTRGPNHCPDEGERAAFANEAGADLILSLHSDANPSPLAAGVASFHFGTGNGTSSTVGEALAGYIQRELVARTGMLDCGTHPKTWDMLRMTRCTAVRVEVGYLTNAGDRARLANPSFRDVVAEGILVAVKRLYLLGQNDQPTGTFTLDDLMRHELTTGQAR, encoded by the coding sequence ATGCCGCTTCTCCGCCGCGGGGACTTCGGTCCGGACGTCGCCGAGGTCAGGGCCACGCTGACGCGTCTCGGGCTGCTGTCCGACCCGCAGCCGTCGCAGGTGTTCGACCTGCCGGTCGAGCACGCAGTGCGCGCGTTCCAGCAGCAGCGGGGTCTCATCACCGACGGCATCGTCGGCCCGGCCACCTACCGCGCGCTGCGGGACGCGACGTTCCGGCTGGGTGACCGCCCACTGGCGTACCTGATGTCCCAGCCGGTGACGGGTGACGACGTCTTCGCGCTCCAGGAGCGCCTGCTGGAGCTCGGCTACGACGCCGGGCGGCCCAACGGCGAGTTCGGCAGGCAGACCGAGCAGGCCCTGCGCAGCTTCCAGCGCGACTACGGCCTGATCGTGGACGGCATGTGCGGCCCCGACACGGTGCGCGCCCTGCGCCAGCTCCAGCCCAAGGTGCGCGGCGGCAGACCGGTGTTCCTGCGCGAGCAGGAGCGGGTCCGCCGGGCCGGGCCGAGGCTGTCCGGCAAGCGCATCATCATCGACCCCGGCCACGGCGGCGCGGACCGCGGCGTGGTGGTGGACGGCGTCTCCGAGGCCGACGTGATGCTCGACCTCGCCCGGCTGCTCGAGGGCAAGATGGCCGCGACGGGGATGGAAGCGCTGCTCACCAGGGGTCCGAACCACTGCCCGGACGAGGGGGAGCGCGCCGCGTTCGCCAACGAGGCGGGCGCGGACCTGATCCTGTCCCTGCACAGCGACGCCAACCCGTCGCCGCTGGCGGCGGGGGTGGCGAGCTTCCACTTCGGCACCGGCAACGGCACGTCGTCCACGGTCGGGGAGGCCCTGGCGGGCTACATCCAGCGGGAGCTGGTCGCCCGGACGGGGATGCTGGACTGCGGTACGCACCCCAAGACGTGGGACATGCTCCGCATGACGCGCTGCACGGCGGTCCGCGTGGAGGTCGGCTACCTGACCAACGCGGGCGACCGGGCCCGCCTGGCGAACCCGTCGTTCCGCGACGTCGTGGCCGAGGGCATCCTGGTGGCCGTCAAGCGCCTGTACCTGCTGGGGCAGAACGACCAGCCGACCGGCACGTTCACCCTCGACGACCTCATGCGCCACGAGCTGACCACCGGCCAGGCCCGGTAG
- the trxA gene encoding thioredoxin yields the protein MAGSTVPVTKDTFTEDVLQSSKPVLVDFWATWCGPCKMVAPVLEEIAAEHAEKITVAKLDIDANPSIARDYQIMSVPTMILFQGGKPVKQIVGAKPKAALLSDLSEVLA from the coding sequence ATGGCAGGCTCCACCGTGCCGGTGACCAAGGACACGTTCACCGAGGACGTGCTCCAGAGCAGCAAGCCGGTCCTGGTCGACTTCTGGGCCACCTGGTGCGGCCCCTGCAAGATGGTCGCGCCCGTCCTGGAGGAGATCGCGGCCGAGCACGCCGAGAAGATCACCGTCGCCAAGCTGGACATCGACGCCAACCCGTCGATCGCCCGCGACTACCAGATCATGTCGGTGCCGACCATGATCCTCTTCCAGGGCGGCAAGCCGGTGAAGCAGATCGTGGGCGCCAAGCCCAAGGCCGCGCTGCTCAGCGACCTGTCGGAAGTCCTCGCCTGA
- a CDS encoding helix-turn-helix domain-containing protein yields MGWIPPLIGSFALVEPLASTAVKTERLTTVRSRELGAELREARTRINLNADKLSKSLGWSASKVSRLEHGQRGADEFDLGALLGRLEVDAASRARIRRLIREQDLGYFLRAHAGRVADSLTCLIIHERAAITMCKYEPMLIPGLLQTESYARTVLELNGHSPDVVAEQVPARMARQSVLTGPNSPAAEFFIHETTLGARIGSNRIMQDQLMRLSFMSEWARIRPRVIPASVGGHPAMSHSFNLMTFTPPVGPVAYVESDVATVFVEDPDAIRAYQRKRQVLAGLALDAEQSRSAFARWADFYDRREDRDAPGPDVA; encoded by the coding sequence TTGGGGTGGATTCCACCCCTGATCGGGTCGTTTGCGCTGGTCGAGCCGCTAGCGTCCACCGCCGTGAAAACCGAACGCCTCACCACCGTCCGCAGTCGGGAGCTGGGCGCGGAGCTGCGCGAAGCCCGCACTCGGATCAACCTCAACGCCGACAAGCTGTCCAAGTCGCTCGGCTGGTCGGCCAGCAAGGTCAGCAGGCTCGAACACGGCCAGCGCGGGGCAGACGAGTTCGACCTGGGCGCCCTCCTGGGCCGCCTGGAGGTCGACGCGGCCAGCCGCGCCCGCATCCGCCGCCTGATACGGGAGCAGGACCTGGGCTATTTCCTCCGTGCACACGCCGGACGGGTCGCGGACAGCCTCACCTGCCTGATCATCCACGAACGGGCGGCTATCACGATGTGCAAGTACGAGCCGATGCTCATCCCCGGCCTGCTCCAGACCGAGTCCTACGCCCGCACGGTCCTCGAACTGAACGGGCACTCGCCCGACGTCGTGGCGGAGCAGGTGCCGGCCCGCATGGCACGGCAGTCGGTGCTGACCGGTCCCAACTCGCCCGCGGCGGAGTTCTTCATCCACGAGACGACGCTGGGTGCCAGGATCGGTTCCAACCGGATCATGCAGGACCAACTGATGCGACTGTCCTTCATGAGCGAGTGGGCCCGCATCCGCCCACGCGTGATCCCCGCGTCGGTGGGCGGTCACCCGGCCATGTCCCACTCCTTCAACCTGATGACCTTCACCCCACCGGTCGGGCCGGTCGCGTACGTCGAGTCCGACGTCGCCACCGTGTTCGTCGAAGACCCCGACGCCATCCGGGCCTACCAACGCAAACGTCAAGTCCTCGCGGGGCTTGCGCTCGATGCGGAACAATCGCGGTCGGCGTTCGCCCGCTGGGCGGACTTCTACGACCGTCGAGAGGACCGCGATGCCCCAGGCCCTGACGTGGCGTAA